The genomic window TGCGCAGACGATCCGGTTGACGGCGTTGAGGATCGCCAGGATCGTGGATTCGACCGTGTCGGTGCTGACGCCGATGCCTCGATACGTGCGTCCTTTGTGCTCGACTTCCAGCCGCACTTCGCCTTGCGCGTCACGGCCCAAGGTGGCGCTGCGAACGCGAAAATCTTTGCACACCGTTTCGACCCCCGTAATCCGCTCAACGGCCCAAAACGCGGCATCGATCGGTCCATCGCCATCTTCGACCGTTTCGGTGAGTTCCTCGTCGCCGCTGCGAAGCGTGACGGTGACCTTGGGTTTACGGTTGTGCCCGCTGGTGACTTCAAAATCGCTCAACGTCCACAGCGGTTCGACCGCGTCGCTGATTTCCTGACCGATCAAGGCGACGATGTCGCCGTCATAGATTTCTTTCTTCTTATCGGCCAGCTGTTTAAATTCCGCAAACACCGATTGCAATTGTTCTCCGGTCAATTGGAAACCCAACTCGCGAGCTCGATCGGCAAGCGCCGCCCGTCCGCTGTGCTTGCCCAACACCAGGTCGGTCTTGGCGAAGCCCACGTCTTCGGGAGACATGATTTCGTAGGTGCTGCGTTCTTTCAGCATGCCGTCTTGGTGGATGCCGGATTCGTGAGCGAAGGCGTTGCGGCCCACGATGGCTTTATTGCGTTGGACGGCGATGCCCGTCGTGGTACTGACCAAACGACTGGTCGGCACCAAGCGTTTAGTATCGATGCCGGTGGTCAGATGAAAGTAATCGCTGCGGGTCCGCATCGCCATCACGACTTCTTCCAACGCCGCATTGCCGGCTCGTTCACCGATCCCGTTGATCGTGCATTCGATCTGTCCGGCCCCGGCTTCGACGGCGGCCAACGAGTTGGCGACGGCCATCCCGAGGTCGTCGTGACAGTGGGTGCTGATCACGGCTTTGTCGATGTTTGGCACACGATCTCGCAACATGCGAATCCGATCCGACACCTCGCCCGGCGTGGCGTAACCAACGGTGTCGGGGATGTTGACGGTCGTCGCTCCGGCTTCAATCGCCGCTTCGACGACACGGCACAGGAAGTCATGTTCGGTGCGGCAAGCGTCTTCGGGTGAAAATTCGACGTCGTCACAGTAGCTGGCCGCCCGTTCGACGCCCGCCACGGCTCGCTGCACGATTTCGTCCGGCGTCATCCGCAGTTTGAATTCACGGTGAATGGCACTGGTGGCCAAGAACACGTGGATTCGCGACTGCGGCGCGTGCTTGAGCGCTTCCCAAGCTCGATCGATGTCTTTGTCGTTGCAGCGGGCCAAGCCACACACGGTGACGCCGCGAACGGTTTGCGCGATCTGCTTGACGGCTTCGAAGTCGCCGGGTGAAGCGATCGGAAAACCGGCTTCGATGATGTCAACGCCCAGATCCGCCAAGGCCTGCGCCACTTCCAGTTTCTCGTTCAGGTTCATGCTCGCGCCGGGCGATTGCTCGCCGTCGCGGAGAGTGGTATCAAAAATGCGAATCTGGCGACTGGAAGGCTCGGCGGACATGACGGAACTCCTGTGAAAAAGCGGGTGCTGTAAAAACGCTGGTAAGGGGAAAAACGTGATACGGAAAAACGTGATACGAGAAATCTGGCAGATACGAAAAAACCCCGAAGCTCGCCGGTGCGAGCTTCGGGGTTTCTGAAACATTTAATGTTTGATTGGTTCGCCGCTGCGGCTGTCCAAAACCCTAGCCCTCACCTCCGCGGAGGCTCAATAGTGGTAGTCGTAGGGCTGGTAGCAGTTGAACGGGCATTCTTTTCTCAGCGGAAAACTTTGTCTGGAGCTGTAGACTACGTAGCGGATGGCTCGGAGTCAAGAGACTAAACGTTGCCGGCGGCTCCGGCAGCAATGGCGATCGCGTAGAAAATCAGACCAATCACATTCAACACCAACGAGACGATGCCGATAATGAATCCAGCCATGGCGATCCCGCGATGCTGCTGACCGATCCCGGATTGGTCGATCAGCGACTTGGCTTTATTGCCGCGATAGATGGCAAAGGGAGCCAAAATAATCCCGCAACAAACCAGACTCACAATTCCTACGATCAATGATGTGACCGCCTGGCTCTTGATCTCTTTTTCGAGTTGAGGATTCTGCGGCGCCGCGCCACCGGCAGGGGTCTGGTAGGGATTGTCGGTGCTCATGAGATCGCCTCGTTAGTTGGAAATAGAAATCGGGGCCCCATAGTCAGATAAGATCACCTGCCAGCGTAAAGCATTGAATATTGCCAAGCAAGCAAATATGGAAACCCTGACCGCCTACCACGAAGCCGGCCACGTCATCATGGCGGCGTGCCTGGGAGCCGATGTGCAATCGGTGACGATCGAACCGGACCACGACGATGGTCCGGCTCGATACGGCGACACCCGTGCGCGGTGGCCGCTGGGCTTCCCCGCCCGAGAACTCCGCCGACGGGAGATCTTTGTGCTGCTGGCCGGGCCGGTGGCGGAGATGATCTACCGAGGCGAACCGTTGCATCCGGGATTTGTTCCCGAATGGGCCGACGATTGGCGACAAGCCTGGGCGCTGGCTGAACCCTTGTATCGCGATCCGCCGGCTCGCCTGAAACAACTCGAACGACTCACCCGGGAGCTCTACCAGATGCTCCGCGACGACCGCCGCTGGGCCGCCATCGCCGCCCTCGCCGACGAACTGTTGGCACACGAAACCCTGGATGAAGAAATGATCGCCGATGTCGTCGCTCAGTGGCTGTAGGGCGGCAGGGAGAGGTAGCGCCGACGCCTGCGGCTAGATCGTTTAACCCGTAGCCGGAGAAGGTGGCTGGCTTGGGAGCATTGAATTGCTATACGGCCTCACTCACCCTCCCCCCGGGAGGGTGCAATGCTACTAAGTCAGGCGTTTTCTGCGGCTGCGAAAGAAACGATCTGTTCGCGGAGCGAACAACGACCAATTACAACATGCCCCAGCGGCGTCTTAGCAACCACTCGCTACAGAGGCAGCCGAACAGCAGCGCTGCGGCTAGGGGATGGTTCCACAATGGCTTGGACGGCAGCGGTTGAACTCGTGTCGGTTCTAATTTGGGCAGCGACGCTTCCAGCCGGTTCGTGAAGGCTTCGTCGGCGGTTAAGTAAACGCCTCCCGACGTTTGCGCCAGCTGCTTCAAGCCGGCGATATCGCTTTGCAAATCATCCTGCTCGCTGGCTGGCGCCGTGATCACAAACGTATCGCTCGGTGGCTGACCGCCTTCGCTCAGCGGTTGCACCAACACCGCGCGGTATTCCCCCGCCGACAGCCCTTCGACACTCGCCCGGTAGTCGCCTCGGTCGGTTTGCGGCAATGCGAGCGAACGTTGCAGCCCGGCGGATTGGACCTGCACGCGCACCTCCGGCGGAGTCCCAGGCACGCTGGCCCGCAACGGTACCGGATCGCCGGCGCGGAACGGTCCGCCGTCGACTCGCAAGCTGCCCATGGCGGTTGCCGCACGCCGTTTGCCGCGAGCCAGTTCACGGATGCACTGCAGCCAATAGCGTTCGTACATCCTGCCCGTACCGTCAAACGATTGCATCCGAAACAGCTCATCGGTCAATTGCAGGCGGACCTGCCCTGCCCCGACCAATTGAGTAACCACCACCGGCCGCGAGTTCGGCTCGTCGGTTTCCATCAATACCCGAGCCAAGGGCCGCAGCGTTGCGGCTGGCCAAAGCGCCGTCAAGCGAGGCAGCGTCGGCCGCACTTGATCGGTCAGCCGCATTGAGGCGGTTTGTTGCCCCAACCGCGTCAGCCGCAAAGGCAGCGAGTCGCGCTGTAGCGCCAGCGACGCGGCCCCACTCAATTCGACCGGCAACAACGATTGCAGCGGCGTGCCTGCCAACTCGGCTGGCAAATGCCGCGGACCGGCAATGACCACCAAGCCCACGCCATCATCCACCACCGCCGCGGCCAACTGTTCTAAAAACACCGAGCCCAACAACGACACCGCGGCATCACTCAACA from Roseimaritima ulvae includes these protein-coding regions:
- a CDS encoding 2-isopropylmalate synthase, translated to MSAEPSSRQIRIFDTTLRDGEQSPGASMNLNEKLEVAQALADLGVDIIEAGFPIASPGDFEAVKQIAQTVRGVTVCGLARCNDKDIDRAWEALKHAPQSRIHVFLATSAIHREFKLRMTPDEIVQRAVAGVERAASYCDDVEFSPEDACRTEHDFLCRVVEAAIEAGATTVNIPDTVGYATPGEVSDRIRMLRDRVPNIDKAVISTHCHDDLGMAVANSLAAVEAGAGQIECTINGIGERAGNAALEEVVMAMRTRSDYFHLTTGIDTKRLVPTSRLVSTTTGIAVQRNKAIVGRNAFAHESGIHQDGMLKERSTYEIMSPEDVGFAKTDLVLGKHSGRAALADRARELGFQLTGEQLQSVFAEFKQLADKKKEIYDGDIVALIGQEISDAVEPLWTLSDFEVTSGHNRKPKVTVTLRSGDEELTETVEDGDGPIDAAFWAVERITGVETVCKDFRVRSATLGRDAQGEVRLEVEHKGRTYRGIGVSTDTVESTILAILNAVNRIVCAS
- a CDS encoding DUF4190 domain-containing protein — translated: MSTDNPYQTPAGGAAPQNPQLEKEIKSQAVTSLIVGIVSLVCCGIILAPFAIYRGNKAKSLIDQSGIGQQHRGIAMAGFIIGIVSLVLNVIGLIFYAIAIAAGAAGNV
- a CDS encoding ATP-dependent metallopeptidase FtsH/Yme1/Tma family protein gives rise to the protein METLTAYHEAGHVIMAACLGADVQSVTIEPDHDDGPARYGDTRARWPLGFPARELRRREIFVLLAGPVAEMIYRGEPLHPGFVPEWADDWRQAWALAEPLYRDPPARLKQLERLTRELYQMLRDDRRWAAIAALADELLAHETLDEEMIADVVAQWL